In a single window of the Halobaculum lipolyticum genome:
- a CDS encoding DUF7344 domain-containing protein — MQPQRHTGSLGEYFTVLANGHRRRLLVALMRSNPRDEESLRAEIAVDDLTDEDEEVLRYKLHHVHLPKLDEMAFVTWDRERDVITRGPRFDEIRPLLRLMEDHADELPDDWP, encoded by the coding sequence ATGCAACCACAACGACACACTGGGTCGCTCGGAGAGTACTTCACCGTCCTCGCGAACGGGCACCGGCGCCGGCTGCTCGTGGCGCTGATGCGCTCGAACCCGCGCGACGAGGAGAGTCTCCGGGCGGAGATCGCCGTGGACGACCTGACCGACGAGGACGAGGAGGTGCTCCGCTACAAACTCCACCACGTCCACCTGCCGAAACTCGACGAGATGGCGTTCGTCACGTGGGACCGCGAGCGCGACGTGATCACGCGCGGCCCGCGCTTCGACGAGATCCGGCCCCTCCTACGGCTGATGGAGGACCACGCCGACGAACTGCCGGACGACTGGCCGTAG
- a CDS encoding DUF5795 family protein: protein MSNRVVEGRMVTPKRLAELVEGDSVMDAEPIEDADRDCPDCGGDVISVGYMPSVTEFVTAFKCQDCPWGETDRE from the coding sequence ATGAGCAACCGCGTCGTCGAGGGACGGATGGTCACGCCGAAACGACTCGCCGAACTCGTCGAGGGCGACTCCGTGATGGACGCCGAACCGATCGAGGACGCCGACCGCGACTGTCCCGACTGCGGGGGCGACGTCATCTCGGTCGGCTACATGCCCAGCGTCACGGAGTTCGTCACGGCGTTCAAGTGTCAGGACTGTCCGTGGGGCGAAACCGACCGCGAGTAG
- a CDS encoding Lrp/AsnC family transcriptional regulator — MDEATRTLIDALVADARESTADLARQTGLEEAAVETALAELEESGALRGYTAIVDWDELDEEHISAIVEVNVELDRETDYDDVARRIAESEAVDSLRLMSGDYDFAVHVSGSSMGDVSRFVSEEVAPLPAVTKTVTHYVMETYKERGIAFTDGDDDDRLSVTP, encoded by the coding sequence ATGGACGAGGCTACCCGCACCCTGATCGACGCGCTCGTCGCCGACGCCCGCGAGTCCACCGCCGACCTGGCCCGCCAGACCGGGCTGGAGGAGGCGGCCGTCGAGACCGCGCTGGCGGAGTTGGAGGAGTCGGGTGCCCTGCGCGGCTACACGGCGATCGTCGACTGGGACGAACTCGACGAGGAGCACATCTCCGCGATCGTCGAGGTGAACGTCGAACTCGACCGCGAGACCGACTACGACGACGTCGCGCGCCGCATCGCCGAGTCGGAGGCGGTCGACTCGCTGCGGCTCATGTCCGGCGACTACGACTTCGCCGTCCACGTCTCCGGCTCGTCGATGGGCGACGTGTCCCGGTTCGTCTCCGAGGAGGTGGCGCCGCTGCCGGCGGTGACCAAGACGGTCACTCACTACGTGATGGAGACGTACAAGGAGCGCGGCATCGCGTTCACCGACGGCGACGACGACGACCGGCTCTCGGTGACGCCATGA
- a CDS encoding DUF5794 domain-containing protein — MSTSAHPIALRLERRVGGATRLLATVMALPLIDGIFPALVIAGAIDDPIGIVETGLLIFGGSATMAVVLAEMEGTPREKALSILLLGAVLIPVAMAEAALAETIQSLLDTDLFHRFAAVVILAIAAKTASAEIGEYLPSPGAIIGLGLLASFQPANPELVFSLDAAMTERLLHAGAAAGVGVGFALSVALGGDHLRDRVDIDRFRFGSAVALGTLALSVSGLLPTEQPVALAVLCVAGLFAYDPNAESGPVPGANDGPDAGAERHGGAVTTDGGDEVDDAPAGAAEAADVDADSNPDAGVAFGTSPAPAAAGIDPVDAAGSGTAATTGDDDGEEGDEPSRAPWL, encoded by the coding sequence GTGAGTACCTCAGCACACCCCATCGCGCTCCGCCTCGAGCGACGCGTCGGCGGCGCGACCCGGCTGCTGGCGACGGTGATGGCGCTTCCCCTGATCGACGGCATCTTCCCGGCGCTCGTGATCGCGGGCGCCATCGACGACCCGATCGGCATCGTCGAGACCGGGCTGCTCATCTTCGGCGGCTCCGCGACGATGGCGGTCGTTCTCGCGGAGATGGAGGGGACGCCCCGCGAGAAGGCGCTCTCGATCCTCCTCCTGGGAGCGGTGTTGATCCCCGTGGCGATGGCGGAGGCCGCCCTCGCCGAGACGATCCAGAGCCTGCTCGACACCGACTTGTTCCACCGCTTCGCCGCGGTCGTGATCCTCGCGATCGCCGCCAAGACCGCCAGCGCCGAGATCGGCGAGTATCTCCCGAGCCCCGGCGCGATCATCGGGCTGGGTCTGCTGGCGTCGTTCCAGCCGGCGAACCCCGAGTTGGTGTTCTCCCTCGACGCGGCGATGACCGAGCGCCTCCTCCACGCGGGGGCGGCCGCCGGCGTCGGCGTCGGGTTCGCGCTGTCGGTGGCGCTGGGCGGGGACCACCTCCGCGACCGCGTCGACATCGACCGCTTCCGCTTCGGCTCGGCCGTCGCGCTCGGGACGCTCGCGCTGTCGGTGTCGGGGCTACTCCCGACCGAACAGCCGGTGGCGCTGGCGGTGCTGTGTGTCGCGGGCCTGTTCGCCTACGACCCGAACGCCGAGAGCGGCCCGGTCCCCGGCGCGAACGACGGCCCGGACGCGGGCGCGGAGCGGCACGGCGGCGCCGTGACCACCGACGGTGGCGACGAGGTCGACGACGCGCCCGCCGGAGCGGCCGAGGCGGCCGACGTCGACGCCGACTCGAACCCCGACGCGGGCGTCGCGTTCGGCACCAGCCCCGCTCCGGCGGCCGCCGGCATCGACCCGGTCGACGCCGCCGGGAGCGGCACCGCGGCGACGACGGGGGACGACGACGGCGAGGAGGGAGACGAACCCTCGCGGGCGCCGTGGCTGTGA
- a CDS encoding metal-dependent hydrolase: MDLTWHGHSTWAVESGDTRLLIDPFFDNPHTSLEPSDVADPDYVLITHGHADHIAHAGEFSDATLVATPEITGYLSEEHGFDDPIGMNLGGTVECGDVFVTMVRADHTSGLNTGYEHEVGMPAGFVISEQLPTQTTDAENTTFYHAGDTALMSEMKDVIGPFLEPDAVAVPCGDHFTMGPWQAAVAVDWCDPDYAFPMHYDTFPPIEIDVDDFVREVGATGNDAEAVVLEGDETFTIGGDDY; encoded by the coding sequence ATGGACCTCACCTGGCACGGTCACTCTACGTGGGCGGTCGAGTCCGGCGACACCCGCCTGCTGATCGACCCGTTCTTCGACAACCCGCACACGTCGCTGGAGCCGTCGGACGTGGCGGACCCCGACTACGTACTGATCACCCACGGGCACGCCGACCACATCGCCCACGCCGGCGAGTTCTCGGACGCGACGCTCGTCGCGACGCCGGAGATCACCGGCTACCTGAGCGAGGAGCACGGCTTCGATGACCCGATCGGGATGAACCTCGGCGGCACCGTCGAGTGCGGCGACGTGTTCGTCACGATGGTGCGTGCGGACCACACCTCCGGGCTGAACACCGGCTACGAGCACGAGGTCGGGATGCCCGCCGGCTTCGTGATCTCCGAACAGCTCCCGACACAGACGACCGACGCGGAGAACACGACGTTCTACCACGCCGGCGACACGGCGCTGATGTCGGAGATGAAGGACGTGATCGGCCCGTTCCTCGAACCCGACGCGGTGGCGGTGCCGTGTGGCGACCACTTCACGATGGGTCCGTGGCAGGCCGCCGTCGCGGTCGACTGGTGTGACCCCGACTACGCGTTCCCGATGCACTACGACACGTTCCCGCCGATCGAGATCGACGTCGACGACTTCGTCCGCGAGGTCGGCGCCACCGGCAACGACGCCGAGGCCGTCGTGCTGGAGGGCGACGAAACGTTCACGATCGGCGGCGACGACTACTGA
- a CDS encoding OsmC family protein codes for MSDIETSTVSEEGFTSTSQVGEFELTIDALGEDGPDPNSVLVADYASCFLPAFRVGGRQTGNDDLGRVQIDAEATLDDDDDLTSISFDIHVEADVDDDTLADIVERAEGICHVHSALREGLHADVTAHGDAF; via the coding sequence ATGTCCGACATCGAGACCTCCACGGTCAGCGAGGAAGGGTTCACGAGCACGAGTCAGGTCGGCGAGTTCGAGCTGACGATCGACGCGCTCGGCGAGGACGGCCCGGACCCCAACTCCGTGCTGGTGGCCGACTACGCCTCCTGTTTCCTCCCCGCGTTCCGCGTCGGCGGTCGCCAGACCGGCAACGACGACCTCGGGCGGGTCCAGATCGACGCCGAGGCGACGCTCGACGACGACGACGACCTCACGTCGATCAGCTTCGACATCCACGTCGAGGCCGACGTCGACGACGACACGCTCGCCGACATCGTCGAGCGCGCGGAGGGCATCTGCCACGTCCACTCGGCGCTGCGCGAGGGTCTCCACGCCGACGTGACGGCCCACGGCGACGCCTTCTGA
- a CDS encoding ADP-ribosylglycohydrolase family protein: MSDGVAPDDDTDRTERARGALVGLACGDALGRPVAGDSAAAVRDRYGRVTDLLGADGRRAGTTTDRTGAAVATARDLTGESPERPLDGAATVAGPAAGAGLTAAVPVGLVDATAAERADAAAGRAAAGDGDTDAATVEAAAALAVVVGELVDGATTDAALATARTVALDRGAPVPLRETLAVVGDRAAVTLATAGSAVALLETALHEATTADGVDGAAVSAVSRGGDASTLGAVAGAVAGAREGEAAVPARWRNELSDRVPELRRLADLLVGVSLRE; this comes from the coding sequence ATGAGCGACGGGGTCGCTCCCGACGACGACACCGACCGCACCGAGCGCGCTCGCGGGGCGCTCGTCGGACTCGCCTGCGGCGACGCGCTCGGCCGGCCGGTCGCCGGCGACAGCGCCGCCGCCGTCCGTGACCGCTACGGCCGGGTCACGGACCTGCTCGGCGCCGACGGGCGCCGGGCCGGCACCACCACGGACCGGACGGGCGCCGCCGTCGCGACGGCACGCGATCTGACCGGCGAGTCCCCAGAGCGACCGCTCGACGGCGCCGCGACCGTCGCCGGACCCGCCGCGGGAGCAGGGCTGACCGCGGCGGTCCCGGTCGGACTCGTGGACGCGACGGCCGCCGAACGCGCGGACGCCGCTGCCGGTCGAGCCGCGGCGGGCGACGGCGACACCGACGCGGCGACAGTGGAGGCGGCGGCCGCGCTCGCCGTCGTCGTCGGCGAACTCGTCGACGGCGCGACGACGGACGCGGCGCTGGCGACGGCCCGGACCGTCGCGCTGGACCGGGGCGCACCGGTCCCGCTGCGCGAGACGCTGGCGGTCGTCGGCGACCGTGCCGCCGTCACGCTCGCGACGGCGGGGTCGGCGGTGGCGCTGCTGGAGACGGCGCTCCACGAAGCGACGACTGCCGACGGGGTCGACGGCGCGGCGGTGTCGGCTGTCAGCCGCGGCGGCGACGCGAGTACGCTCGGCGCCGTCGCCGGCGCGGTGGCGGGCGCCCGCGAGGGGGAGGCCGCGGTCCCGGCGCGGTGGCGCAACGAACTCTCCGACCGCGTGCCCGAACTGCGGCGACTGGCGGACCTGCTCGTCGGGGTATCGCTGCGGGAGTGA
- a CDS encoding EamA family transporter yields the protein MNYLVWAVVAMGAYSLVAPLMRLATAGQGAIPSTVAALVANTVLVVLTLGVIGVTGESVLDQFADPRMRYVLAAGVCLGVGILAYYRALAVGRVSVVAPVFAMFFVASSAVGVVLLDEPVTARKLLGVAFAVVAVILVAGE from the coding sequence ATGAACTACCTCGTGTGGGCGGTCGTCGCGATGGGGGCGTACTCGCTGGTGGCGCCGCTGATGCGCCTCGCCACCGCCGGCCAGGGGGCGATCCCGAGCACCGTCGCCGCGCTGGTCGCGAACACGGTGCTCGTCGTCCTCACGCTCGGCGTCATCGGCGTCACCGGCGAGAGCGTCCTCGACCAGTTCGCGGACCCGCGGATGCGCTACGTGCTCGCGGCGGGCGTCTGTCTCGGCGTCGGCATCCTCGCGTACTACCGCGCCCTCGCGGTCGGCCGCGTCTCCGTCGTCGCGCCGGTGTTCGCGATGTTCTTCGTCGCCTCCTCGGCCGTCGGCGTGGTCCTCCTCGACGAGCCGGTCACCGCCCGCAAACTGCTCGGCGTCGCCTTCGCCGTCGTGGCCGTGATCCTCGTTGCGGGCGAGTGA
- the eif1A gene encoding translation initiation factor eIF-1A yields MSDDTSNRKPLRMPDDDQVFATVTEMLGGRRVTLRCADGKERMGRIPGRMRFRTWVKEGDIIIAEPWDWQDEKAEVVWRYESDDAQQLREEGHIQ; encoded by the coding sequence ATGAGCGACGACACCTCGAACCGAAAGCCCCTCAGGATGCCCGACGACGACCAGGTGTTCGCGACCGTCACCGAGATGCTCGGCGGCCGCCGCGTGACGCTGCGCTGTGCCGACGGGAAAGAGCGCATGGGCCGCATCCCCGGCCGGATGCGCTTCCGGACGTGGGTGAAGGAGGGCGACATCATCATCGCCGAACCGTGGGACTGGCAAGACGAGAAGGCGGAGGTCGTCTGGCGCTACGAGTCCGACGACGCCCAGCAGCTCCGCGAGGAAGGCCACATCCAGTAA
- the guaB gene encoding IMP dehydrogenase translates to MAQDDLDGGQFSRKLEVPEALTFDDVLLRPKESRVEPDEADVSTRVSTNVELTIPVLSAAMDTVTESELAIAMAREGGLGVLHRNMSVEETAAEVERVKRADELVIRRENVVTASPDQPIREVDAMMEHEGVSGAPVVDDDDRVLGIISGTDIRPYLEVGESDAVSEAMTDEVITAGEDVGAREALELMYDHKIERVPVVDGENRLVGLVTMQGVLARREHTDAARDETGSLRVGVAVGPFEEERAVAADEAGADVLFIDCAHAHNLNVLDSAEAIKAEVDADVVVGNIGTREAAEAAVDFADGLKVGIGPGSICTTRVVSGAGMPQISAVAQVADVAQREGVPVIADGGIRYSGDAIKAVAAGADAVMLGSYFAGTDEAPGRVITMNGKRYKQYRGMGSVGAMSEGGGDRYLKDADEDEDFVPEGVEAATPYKGPLSSELHQLVGGMRSGMGYVGAETLPGFKERAEFVRVSQAGQTEGHPHDVTITDEAPNYSPE, encoded by the coding sequence ATGGCGCAAGACGATCTCGACGGCGGTCAGTTCTCCCGGAAACTGGAGGTACCGGAGGCGTTGACGTTCGACGACGTGCTCCTGCGACCGAAAGAGAGCCGGGTCGAACCGGACGAGGCCGACGTGTCGACGCGTGTCTCGACGAACGTCGAGTTGACCATCCCCGTGCTCTCTGCGGCGATGGACACCGTCACCGAGTCCGAACTCGCGATCGCGATGGCCCGCGAGGGCGGACTCGGCGTCCTCCACCGCAACATGTCCGTCGAGGAGACGGCCGCGGAAGTCGAGCGGGTCAAGCGCGCCGACGAACTCGTGATCCGTCGCGAGAACGTCGTCACGGCCTCGCCCGACCAACCGATCCGTGAGGTCGACGCGATGATGGAACACGAGGGCGTCTCGGGCGCCCCCGTCGTCGACGACGACGACCGCGTGCTCGGCATCATCTCGGGCACCGACATCCGCCCGTACCTGGAGGTCGGCGAGTCCGACGCCGTCAGCGAGGCGATGACCGACGAGGTCATCACCGCCGGCGAGGACGTCGGCGCGCGCGAGGCGCTCGAACTCATGTACGACCACAAGATCGAGCGCGTCCCCGTCGTCGACGGCGAGAACCGCCTCGTCGGTCTCGTGACGATGCAGGGCGTGCTCGCGCGTCGCGAACACACCGACGCCGCCCGCGACGAGACCGGCTCGCTGCGCGTCGGCGTCGCCGTCGGCCCGTTCGAGGAGGAGCGCGCCGTCGCCGCCGACGAGGCGGGCGCCGACGTGCTGTTCATCGACTGCGCGCACGCGCACAACCTCAACGTCCTCGACTCCGCGGAGGCGATCAAAGCCGAGGTCGACGCCGACGTCGTCGTCGGCAACATCGGCACCCGGGAGGCCGCCGAGGCGGCCGTCGACTTCGCCGACGGGCTGAAGGTCGGCATCGGTCCCGGCTCGATCTGTACCACCCGCGTCGTCTCCGGCGCCGGGATGCCCCAGATCAGCGCCGTCGCGCAGGTGGCCGACGTGGCCCAGCGCGAGGGCGTCCCCGTCATCGCGGACGGCGGCATCCGCTACTCTGGCGACGCGATCAAGGCCGTCGCGGCCGGCGCCGACGCGGTTATGCTGGGCTCGTACTTCGCGGGCACCGACGAGGCGCCCGGCCGCGTCATCACGATGAACGGCAAGCGCTACAAGCAGTACCGCGGGATGGGGTCGGTCGGCGCGATGTCCGAGGGCGGCGGCGACCGCTACCTCAAGGACGCCGACGAGGACGAGGACTTCGTCCCCGAGGGCGTCGAGGCGGCGACGCCGTACAAGGGACCGCTCTCCTCGGAACTGCACCAGCTCGTCGGCGGTATGCGCTCGGGCATGGGGTACGTCGGCGCCGAGACCCTCCCCGGGTTCAAGGAGCGCGCGGAGTTCGTCCGCGTGTCGCAGGCCGGTCAGACCGAAGGGCACCCCCACGACGTGACCATCACGGACGAGGCCCCGAACTACAGTCCGGAGTGA
- a CDS encoding DUF1918 domain-containing protein, producing MTEFEKDDSVVLHDVHSEFDGETGTVTQVMETMFGDATYTVSFEEGQEQGVPADALEVAAGDADDDEE from the coding sequence ATGACGGAGTTCGAGAAGGACGACAGCGTCGTGCTGCACGACGTGCACAGCGAGTTCGACGGCGAGACGGGCACCGTGACGCAGGTGATGGAGACGATGTTCGGCGACGCGACCTACACGGTCAGCTTCGAGGAGGGCCAAGAGCAGGGCGTCCCCGCCGACGCGCTGGAGGTCGCCGCGGGCGACGCGGACGACGACGAGGAGTAA
- a CDS encoding GTP cyclohydrolase IIa, producing the protein MTAAQLTLVQIDNYGPWTVTPEPRREMDLQTLQSRLFADLAQYIGNRGGYVFFTRFDNMVAVTNGLDRRDHDLLQESVGNRFPVTVSLGVGVDEVPIEALESATRRVQAAGSAQSSDRSEAFAGEFRDAAGDEDVHIAHFDVNDATGKYTDRMNEFDSFINIEHGYASLMKYMREEHGALSFFVGGDNVIAVCPDLAHDDYMGAIDHVADDADVQLKVGVGSGATPHDAGYAAKHALEDCRYEGTLVEFA; encoded by the coding sequence GTGACCGCCGCGCAGTTGACGCTGGTGCAGATCGACAACTACGGCCCGTGGACCGTGACGCCGGAGCCACGTCGGGAGATGGACCTCCAGACGCTCCAGTCGCGCCTGTTCGCGGATCTGGCACAGTACATCGGCAACCGGGGCGGCTACGTCTTCTTCACCCGCTTCGACAACATGGTCGCCGTGACGAACGGGCTGGACCGCCGCGACCACGACCTCCTCCAGGAGTCGGTCGGCAACCGGTTCCCGGTCACCGTCAGCCTCGGCGTCGGCGTCGACGAGGTGCCGATCGAGGCGTTGGAGTCGGCGACCCGACGGGTGCAGGCGGCCGGGTCGGCGCAGTCGTCGGACCGCAGCGAGGCGTTCGCCGGCGAGTTCCGCGACGCCGCCGGCGACGAGGACGTCCACATCGCCCACTTCGACGTGAACGACGCGACCGGGAAGTACACCGACCGCATGAACGAGTTCGACTCGTTCATCAACATCGAACACGGCTACGCGTCGCTGATGAAGTACATGCGCGAGGAACACGGCGCGCTCTCGTTCTTCGTCGGCGGCGACAACGTCATCGCCGTCTGTCCGGACCTCGCGCACGACGACTACATGGGCGCCATCGACCACGTCGCCGACGACGCGGACGTCCAACTCAAAGTCGGTGTCGGGTCCGGCGCGACCCCCCACGACGCCGGCTACGCCGCCAAACACGCGCTGGAGGACTGTCGGTACGAGGGTACGCTCGTCGAGTTCGCCTGA
- a CDS encoding HalX domain-containing protein, with product MSEDTTTADAERLDGQPVVLVVEDEPDLADLYAAWLGTDYEVRTAYGGQEALEELSDDVDVILLDRRMPGLSGDEVLDEVRDRGVDARVAMVTAVEPDFDIVAMGFDDYLVKPVTRESLLETVEGLYDRSRYDSRMQEFFAVSSKMAVLESEKGRAALEDSPEYLELEERARKLREELDEDVSGFGDDDFETAFRDLDGGDDGDLFDDADFDDL from the coding sequence ATGAGTGAGGACACCACGACGGCCGACGCGGAACGCCTCGACGGCCAGCCGGTGGTGCTCGTGGTCGAGGACGAACCGGACCTTGCGGACCTGTACGCCGCGTGGCTCGGCACCGACTACGAGGTCCGCACCGCCTACGGCGGACAGGAGGCGCTGGAAGAGCTGTCCGACGACGTCGACGTGATCCTCCTCGACAGGCGGATGCCCGGGCTCTCGGGCGACGAGGTGCTCGACGAGGTCCGCGACCGCGGCGTCGACGCCCGCGTCGCGATGGTGACGGCGGTGGAACCCGACTTCGACATCGTCGCGATGGGGTTCGACGACTACCTCGTCAAGCCCGTCACGCGCGAGTCGCTGTTGGAGACGGTCGAGGGGCTGTACGACCGCTCACGGTACGACTCGCGGATGCAGGAGTTCTTCGCGGTGTCCTCGAAGATGGCGGTGTTGGAGTCCGAGAAGGGCCGTGCGGCACTGGAGGACTCGCCGGAGTACCTGGAGCTGGAGGAGCGCGCGCGGAAACTGCGCGAGGAACTCGACGAGGACGTCTCCGGCTTCGGCGACGACGACTTCGAGACCGCCTTCCGAGACCTCGACGGCGGCGACGACGGCGACCTGTTCGACGACGCCGACTTCGACGACCTCTGA
- a CDS encoding NUDIX hydrolase yields MHEPETTYVGKACAYITRGGSELLVFEGPGHDGLQIPKGTIEPGERPRSAVFREVREESGLATLAGVQKVATDVWTRRESPPKAYVRHFYHARVHEPRDEWTHVVRDGGDEHGSEFRFSWVDVEEAHDRGFALDLDDYVGYLGGARPAGATARAAD; encoded by the coding sequence ATGCACGAGCCGGAGACGACGTACGTCGGGAAGGCGTGCGCGTACATCACTCGCGGCGGCTCGGAACTGCTGGTGTTCGAGGGACCGGGCCACGACGGGCTCCAGATCCCGAAGGGAACGATCGAACCGGGGGAACGACCGCGGTCGGCGGTGTTCCGGGAGGTCCGCGAGGAGAGCGGACTGGCGACGCTGGCGGGCGTCCAGAAGGTCGCGACCGACGTGTGGACGCGGCGGGAGTCGCCGCCGAAGGCGTACGTGCGCCACTTCTACCACGCCCGCGTCCACGAACCCCGCGACGAGTGGACCCACGTCGTGCGCGACGGCGGCGACGAACACGGGAGCGAGTTCCGCTTCTCGTGGGTCGACGTGGAGGAGGCACACGACCGCGGGTTCGCGCTCGATCTGGACGACTACGTCGGCTACCTCGGCGGCGCACGCCCCGCCGGGGCGACGGCGCGGGCGGCGGACTGA
- a CDS encoding HAD-IIA family hydrolase, producing the protein MIRGVVLDVDGTVVRGNDPIPGAPAAVARLRDRSVSVCFCSNNPTKGPPAYVERLAGAGIDADETAVVTAADSTVAYLREHHADDALFVLGESGLVEQLTAAGLTVVDDYAAAEAGVVSIDRSFDYDDLAAALWALGDGTPYVGTDPDRVIPAADAFVPGSGAVLNAVRGVLDHEPDAVLGKPSATARDLVLDCLGVPAGDCLVVGDRLDTDVALGADAGMTTALVLTGVADRDDVAASPYEPDYVLEDLSDLDDVFAAEAP; encoded by the coding sequence GTGATACGCGGCGTCGTGCTCGACGTGGACGGAACCGTCGTGCGGGGGAACGACCCGATCCCGGGCGCACCGGCGGCGGTCGCTCGGCTCCGGGACCGGAGCGTCTCGGTCTGCTTCTGCTCGAACAATCCGACGAAGGGACCGCCCGCGTACGTCGAACGGCTCGCGGGCGCCGGCATCGACGCCGACGAGACGGCGGTCGTCACCGCCGCCGACAGCACCGTCGCGTACCTCCGCGAGCACCACGCCGACGACGCGCTGTTCGTCCTGGGGGAATCAGGGCTGGTGGAGCAACTGACGGCGGCGGGGCTGACGGTCGTCGACGACTACGCGGCCGCCGAGGCCGGCGTCGTCTCCATCGACCGCTCGTTCGACTACGACGACCTCGCGGCGGCGCTGTGGGCGCTCGGCGACGGGACGCCGTACGTCGGCACCGACCCCGACCGGGTGATCCCGGCGGCCGACGCGTTCGTCCCCGGGTCCGGCGCCGTGCTCAACGCCGTCCGAGGCGTGCTCGACCACGAGCCGGACGCCGTCCTCGGGAAGCCCTCGGCGACCGCCCGCGACCTCGTGCTCGACTGTCTCGGCGTCCCGGCGGGCGACTGTCTCGTCGTCGGCGACCGGCTCGACACCGACGTCGCGCTGGGCGCCGACGCCGGGATGACGACCGCGCTCGTCCTGACGGGGGTCGCCGACCGCGACGACGTCGCCGCCTCCCCGTACGAACCCGACTACGTCCTCGAAGACCTCTCGGACCTCGACGACGTCTTCGCGGCCGAGGCGCCGTAG
- a CDS encoding pyridoxal phosphate-dependent aminotransferase, producing MSGEDRPDGHTDGGTEQTPEAGGPTDGTDGSRFAPADRVASVAPSGIREFFEVAETRDDVISLGVGEPDFTAPWPARSAAVNSLERGRTSYTANRGTEELRRAIAERVTRYDQTYDPAEEILVTTGASEAVDLAFRAFVNPGDTVALPTPTYVSYEPGVRFAGGEPLPVHTRHEDDWALTTEALYDAGVDEADVLVLCYPNNPTGATMDASEMDAVADFCREHDLLVVADEIYAALTYDGDHESVATRPGMRERTVVINGFSKAYAMTGLRLGYAMGPPDAVDAMTKIHQYTMLSAPTTAQHAALAALDRCDDDVDRMRREYDRRRRYVVSRLRELGLPVAEPGGAFYAFPRVADVAPDGDARAFATDLLEAEGVAAVPGTAFGTGGEGHIRISYATGLDDLKEAMARLERFLS from the coding sequence ATGAGCGGGGAGGACCGACCGGACGGACACACCGACGGCGGCACCGAGCAGACGCCGGAGGCCGGCGGTCCCACGGACGGCACGGACGGCTCCCGCTTCGCGCCGGCCGACCGCGTCGCCAGCGTGGCGCCCTCCGGCATCCGCGAGTTCTTCGAGGTCGCCGAGACCCGCGACGACGTCATCTCGTTGGGCGTCGGGGAACCGGACTTCACCGCGCCGTGGCCGGCACGCTCGGCGGCGGTGAACTCGCTGGAGCGCGGCCGCACCAGCTACACCGCCAACCGGGGGACCGAGGAACTGCGTCGAGCCATCGCCGAGCGGGTCACCCGCTACGACCAGACGTACGACCCGGCCGAGGAGATACTCGTCACGACGGGCGCCTCCGAGGCCGTCGATCTGGCGTTCCGCGCGTTCGTGAACCCGGGCGACACCGTGGCGCTGCCGACGCCGACGTACGTCTCCTACGAGCCGGGCGTGCGCTTCGCGGGCGGGGAGCCGCTCCCGGTCCACACCCGCCACGAGGACGACTGGGCGCTCACGACCGAGGCGCTGTACGACGCCGGCGTCGACGAGGCGGACGTGCTCGTGCTCTGTTACCCGAACAACCCGACGGGCGCGACCATGGACGCGAGCGAGATGGACGCGGTCGCCGACTTCTGTCGCGAGCACGACCTGCTGGTCGTCGCCGACGAGATCTACGCGGCGCTCACCTACGACGGCGACCACGAGTCGGTCGCCACGCGACCGGGGATGCGCGAGCGGACGGTCGTCATCAACGGCTTCTCGAAGGCGTACGCGATGACCGGGCTGCGGCTCGGCTACGCGATGGGACCGCCCGACGCGGTCGACGCGATGACCAAGATCCACCAGTACACGATGCTGTCGGCGCCGACGACGGCCCAACACGCCGCGCTGGCGGCGCTGGACCGCTGTGACGACGACGTCGACCGCATGCGCCGCGAGTACGACCGCCGCCGCCGCTACGTCGTCTCCCGGCTGCGCGAACTCGGCCTGCCGGTGGCGGAGCCGGGCGGCGCGTTCTACGCGTTCCCCCGCGTCGCGGACGTCGCGCCCGACGGCGACGCCCGCGCGTTCGCGACCGACCTGCTGGAGGCGGAGGGCGTCGCCGCGGTGCCCGGCACCGCCTTCGGCACGGGCGGCGAGGGACACATCCGCATCTCGTACGCGACGGGGCTGGACGACCTGAAGGAGGCGATGGCGCGGCTGGAGCGGTTCCTGTCGTAG